A region from the Benincasa hispida cultivar B227 chromosome 12, ASM972705v1, whole genome shotgun sequence genome encodes:
- the LOC120092993 gene encoding protein OBERON 3, giving the protein MFEAKDLASDGEDSRTKLLRHVRENSDVKSGFSDKGIVGFREEQSKSARIGNSGSQELTLSYLCDKDKGFTPSFEKGNYKGKEVLFSENSNEDDKWVERDFLNLNSNRGNQSKREVEDEMERENNRGKKPKLETLNLSLALPEVSLSLTASNALQNEDPPPARSKPCRSLQSLAPSMNNTQTTCSNDFTAASLSYSYSHQFSHNPSCSLTRNSTENYEYSVGRDDHIWNCGEGTNGSVHSRFKPLGDGVALSNHGGGLNSLLHGNRPSNKEICNNSDEHSFFPSELPARLRTEVKSGNSIGRGSENLKGVEGIARPERILCEIVSESISIMSQIVQELPDETLSSIKDYLKDLIAMPDKRDELSSLQKRLERRSDLTKETLSKCHKAQLEILVSVKMGLASFISAKSRCSIAELVDIFLFLKCRSCKNVIPVDDCDCKICSANKGFCSSCMCPICLNFDCANNTCSWVGCDVCSHWCHAACGIEKNLIRPGPSLKGQSGMTEMQFHCIACNHASEMFGFVKDVFVCCARNWGLETLMKELEWVKRIFIGSDDYKGKDLYIKAAQMLAKLERKAIAPREACNIILEYFNYGTSEISTSGVFSEKLGTTDTTSLSKDGMSLPQTGSLPSTYIMQKNTPSKPHRDLISGDLRRNDLKVSIASDLNVDDEFQFGVLTKKEGLESLESIVRIKKAEAGMFQNKADEARREAERLRQIIIAKTEKLDEDYAEKIGKLCLKEAEDRRRKKVEELKVLENSQIDYYNMKKRMQKEISGLLERMEVTKKQVV; this is encoded by the exons ATGTTCGAGGCCAAGGATCTCGCCTCCGATGGCGAGGATTCTCGGACCAAGCTTTTGCGCCATGTCAGAGAGAATTCCGATGTCAAATCTGGGTTTTCCGACAAGGGTATTGTTGGTTTCCGGGAGGAACAGTCAAAATCTGCTAGAATCGGGAATTCGGGTTCTCAAGAACTCACTCTTAGCTACCTCTGTGACAAGGACAAGGGTTTTACGCCTTCCTTCGAGAAAGGTAATTACAAAGGTAAGGAAGTTTTGTTTTCTGAGAATTCTAACGAAGATGATAAATGGGTTGAAAGGGATTTCCTTAATTTGAACTCCAATAGGGGAAATCAATCGAAGCGGGAGGTTGAGGATGAGATGGAAAGGGAGAATAATCGGGGAAAGAAACCCAAGCTTGAAACTCTCAATCTTTCTTTAGCTTTGCCTGAAGTTTCACTTTCTCTTACTGCTTCAAATGCTTTGCAAAATGAAGATCCTCCCCCTGCTCGATCCAAGCCTTGTAGGAGCCTCCAATCTTTGGCCCCTTCAATGAACAACACCCAAACTACTTGCTCTAATGATTTCACTGCTGCTTCGCTTTCCTATTCCTACTCCCACCAATTTTCTCACAACCCCAGTTGCTCGTTGACGAGAAATTCGACTGAGAATTACGAGTATTCGGTTGGGAGAGACGACCATATTTGGAACTGTGGAGAGGGAACTAATGGGTCTGTTCATAGCAGGTTTAAACCATTAGGGGATGGAGTTGCTTTGTCAAATCATGGAGGTGGGCTGAATTCTTTGTTGCACGGGAATCGTCCTTCAAATAAGGAGATATGTAATAACTCCGATGAACATTCATTTTTTCCGTCGGAGCTTCCGGCAAGACTGAGAACAGAGGTGAAATCGGGGAATTCGATTGGAAGGGGATCAGAAAATTTGAAGGGGGTTGAGGGTATTGCTAGGCCGGAGAGAATTCTTTGCGAAATCGTCTCAGAGTCGATCTCTATCATGTCTCAGATAGTTCAGGAGCTTCCTGATGAAACACTTTCATCAATCAAAGATTACTTGAAAGATCTGATTGCTATGCCTGACAAGAGAGATGAATTATCGTCTCTCCAAAAGCGGTTAGAGCGAAGGTCTGATCTAACTAAGGAAACTCTTTCAAAGTGTCACAAAGCACAGCTTGAAATTCTAGTTTCAGTGAAGATGGGGCTAGCAAGTTTCATATCAGCGAAAAGTAGGTGTTCCATTGCTGAGCTTGTGGACATTTTCTTGTTTCTGAAATGCAGGAGCTGCAAGAATGTAATCCCAGTTGATGATTGTGACTGTAAAATCTGCTCAGCCAACAAGGGATTTTGCAGCTCATGTATGTGCCCCATTTGTTTGAACTTTGATTGTGCAAACAATACTTGTAGTTGGGTTGGTTGTGATGTCTGCTCTCATTGGTGCCATGCTGCCTGTGGGATTGAGAAGAATCTCATCCGGCCTGGTCCGAGTCTCAAAGGTCAATCGGGGATGACAGAGATGCAGTTCCATTGCATTGCTTGTAATCATGCTTCAGAGATGTTTGGATTTGTGAAGGATGTTTTTGTATGCTGTGCAAGGAACTGGGGTCTAGAAACCTTGATGAAGGAGCTTGAGTGGGTAAAGAGGATCTTCATTGGAAGTGATGACTACAAAGGCAAGGATTTGTATATTAAAGCTGCTCAGATGCTGGCCAAGCTTGAAAGGAAAGCAATTGCTCCTCGGGAGGCCTGCAATATCATTCTTGAATACTTCAATT ATGGTACATCGGAGATTTCAACTTCTGGGGTATTCTCAGAGAAGTTAGGAACAACCGATACGACCAGCCTGTCGAAAGATGGGATGTCTCTTCCTCAAACGGGTTCCCTACCTTCAACATACATCATGCAGAAAAACACCCCATCTAAGCCACATCGTGACTTAATCTCTGGCGATCTTCGACGGAACGATCTCAAAGTCTCCATTGCCAGTGACTTAAATGTAGACGACGAGTTCCAATTTGGGGTGTTGACAAAGAAAGAGGGCCTCGAGAGCTTGGAAAGCATTGTAAGAATCAAGAAAGCAGAGGCAGGAATGTTCCAGAACAAGGCAGATGAGGCACGGAGGGAGGCCGAACGGCTGAGACAAATAATCATTGCAAAGACAGAGAAACTCGACGAGGACTATGCCGAAAAGATCGGGAAATTGTGCTTGAAAGAGGCGGAAGATAGGCGTAGGAAGAAGGTGGAGGAGCTGAAGGTATTGGAGAATTCTCAAATAGATTATTACAACATGAAGAAGAGAATGCAGAAGGAGATATCTGGGTTATTGGAAAGGATGGAAGTGACAAAAAAGCAAGTAGTGTGA
- the LOC120092994 gene encoding probable transmembrane ascorbate ferrireductase 3: MDTMDRATFRHTASSITVFAHIFGLTACILMLVWLLHYRGGLAYDSPNPDLVFNCHPFFMLLGFVFMSGEAMMAYKTVRAEKITKKIVHMALHLVAICMGIIGINAAFKFHDQVNLEDMFSLHSWIGIVTFCLYGLQWLLGLFTFLFPGADAATKARLLPWHISGGRALLMMIICTALTGLSEKATSLRLAGSPESRLLNFTAFFVLLFGISIDVSIGFARFMHIDHTV, from the exons ATGGACACTATGGACAGGGCAACTTTCAGGCACACTGCTTCTTCAATTACTGTCTTTGCACATATTTTTGGTCTCACTGCCTGCATTCTTATGCTTGTTTGGTTGCTGCATTATCGTGGCGGCCTAGCCTATGATTCTCCCAATCCGGACCTTGTTTTCAAT TGCCACCCATTCTTCATGCTCCTCGGTTTCGTGTTCATGTCGGGAGAAG CAATGATGGCCTACAAGACAGTGAGAGCAGAAAAGATAACAAAGAAGATAGTTCATATGGCCCTGCATTTGGTAGCCATTTGCATGGGAATTATAGGAATAAACGCTGCTTTCAAGTTTCATGATCAAGTGAACTTGGAGGATATGTTTAGTTTACATTCATGGATTGGCATCGTCACTTTCTGCCTTTATGGCTTACAG TGGCTGTTGGGACTATTTACATTCTTGTTTCCAGGAGCAGATGCAGCTACCAAAGCCAGGCTGCTGCCATGGCACATAAGTGGGGGAAGGGCTCTGCTGATGATGATAATATGCACAGCATTGACTGGCTTGTCTGAGAAGGCTACTTCTTTGAGACTGGCTGGCAGCCCCGAGTCCCGTTTGCTTAACTTCACTGCTTTCTTCGTCCTCCTCTTTGGCATTTCCATCGATGTTTCCATCGGTTTTGCTCGGTTTATGCACATCGATCACACTGTTTAG